The Granulicella sp. 5B5 nucleotide sequence AACTTGCTGAGCCATAATCAGTTCTTAACTATATAAGACGGCTGGAGATACACTCTCTCGCACATGACCAGCCCGTCATCGTCTCATCTCTCTAAAATCTCGTCTCGCTCTTCATAGGACGCAATCTGCCTTCTCCGCGCACCAAAGAATTTCGCGCCCCTGTGGCTACCTCGACACCTCATCCCCTCCGCGTGCCCCGCGCAACGCCACAATCTCCATCTCGATTCCGCCAAAATCCGGGTGCCGGTTCTCGCGCAGACGAAACGCCACATCCACCATCGCCCCCTGCATCCAGCCTTCCTCCTGAGCCCGATCTGCCCAGTTCACACGCCGGGCCCACGCCATGCCCCCAAGCTTCGCACCATCCTCGGCGTCCTCCAGCATCACCCGCAGATGCCGTTCCTGCACTGACCGCGGCTCTCTTTCTATCCGCACCCCACGGGCCACAAACAGTGGCTCCGGGTTCTCCATCCCATAAGGTCCTAGCCGCTCCAGTGTCTCCCAGAACGCCGGCGTGATCTCTCCCAGCCTCACCTCGCTGTCATACTCCACCGCCGTCGCATCGCTCTCTTCAATCCCCATATCGTCCGCGTACTGAGCCATCCGCACCCGCAGCTCACCTACACTCTCCGACGGCAGCGCAAACCCCACCGCATGGGCATGCCCACCAAACCGCGTCAGCAGCCTATCGCCCTCTTTGGCCGCATGCGCTGCCGTCAGCGCATCCAGCAGGTGAAACCCCGCCACCGACCGCCCAGACCCATACGCCACACCGTCTTCATGCGTAATCACCAGCGCTGGCTTGCCCGTCCTGTCCACCACGCGAGACGCCAATATCCCAATCACTCCTCTATGCCAGGCGTGCCCTCTGTCTTCGCCATCATCCAGCACCAGGCACCCCGGCACCTCGCCGTCCTCACTCTGCATCGCCTCAATCTGTGCCTCGATCGCTCGTAGCGCCTCTGCTTCCGCGGCCCGCCGTTCATCATTCAGCCGATGCAGCTTCTCTGCCAGCGTTCTTGCCAGCTCACCATCGCGCGTCAAAAACAGCTCCACCACATCGCTTGCGATATCCATCCGCCCCGCCGCATTGATCCGCGGTGCCAGCCGAAACCCCACATCCCCCGCCGCAATCGGCCGCGTCGTATCAATCTGCGCCAGCTCCAGCAACGCCCGCAGCCCAGCTTGCGCCGGTTTCCTTAACTCCTGCAGTCCAATCGCCGCAATCGCCCGGTTCTCCCCGGTCAACGCCACCGAGTCCGCAATCGTCGCCACCGCCAGCAGCTTCAAAAACGAAGGCAGCAGCTTCTCGCGTAGCTTCGCGCGCTCCGCCTCCGGCGTCACATCCTCCAGCAGCGCCTGCGCCAGCTTGAACGCCACACCCGCTCCGCAAAGCACCTTGTACGGATACCCGCATCCCGGCTGGTTAGGGTTCACCACTGCAATTGCCTCTGGCACTCCCTGCATGCCATCCGGCAGATGATGGTCCGTCACAATCAGGTCCAGCCCGACGCGCTTCGCCTCTTCCGCCGCAGCGAACGCGCGAATCCCCGTATCCACGCTCACCACCAGCCGCACGCCCTCTGTCGCAGCGTCCGCGATGCGCTGGTCCTGCATCCCGTAACCCTCACGCACACGGTGCGGTATGTGGTATCGAACATCCGCCGTCGTCCCCAACTGCACGGCCGCGCGTTCCAGCGCCGTCTTCAGCAGCACCGTCGCAACCGTGCCATCCACGTCATAGTCTCCATAGATCAGCACCGGCTCGCCACCCACCAGCGCCGCCCGCAGCCGCACCACCGCCTCGCGCATCCCCAGCATCAGCAAAGGATCATGCAGCTGTCCCATCGAAGGCTCTAGAAACGCACGCGCAGCCTCGACTGTCCCAAACCCACGCCCCACCAGTATCCGCGCTATGCCCTCAGGAACCCCCAGCTCCCGCACCAGCAGGGAAGCATCCCCGCTCCCACGCCCCACCACCACCCACGGGTCTTCACCACTCAAGTCGTTCACTACGGTCTACCCACTACTATCTACTGTCTGCCGTTACTCGTCGTCGCGGTCGTCCACAATAATGTGCCCCAGCTCATTCACTGAGTCCATCAACTCCTGGAACTGGTCGTACCACTCCGTCGCCGTCTCATACAAAAACACCACGCCGCCATGCGAGAAGCCTAGCTGCAGGTATCCCACCTTGCCCACATGCTGCATCAGGTCCTGCGCCTCTTCGCCCGCGCCCGTGTCGCCCAGCTGGAACTCGTCGTCCCGCAGCTGCGCTATCAACGTGGACACGTCCTCCGGCTCCAGGATCACGTCGCTCATCGTAATAAACGGCGCTCCGGCGGCCTTCGCATGCTCCACAAAGTCCTTCCAGCCGTCTACGTCGTCCTCTTCAAACAGCACGGTCGGTACGTCTTCGGGCACAAAGGCGTTCATCCGCCGCAGGCCGTGCCCGGCGATAAACGCCACCATGTCGTCCTTCACTGCTGTCAAATCGTCAAATGCCATAGGGTTCAATCCAATACCCATTTTCGCAGATTCTGCGCCCGTCCGCCGAAACTTCTCCAGCGGCCTCGGCCTTTGCCATCAACACCTTCTACAGTGCTAAACTCGAATTGCCCATGATTTTCTCGAAGGATTACGTTGCCTACCTTGCGCGCCAGACCCAGAAGCACCTGGTCGCCGCCAAGATGATCAAGACCGACAAGCCTGCTTTGGTCGATGAGCGCGTCACAGCCGCCTTGATCGACGAGCTGGCCCTCGAAGACCGCATCAATGATGAGGTCCGCGTCATCCTCGAAGCCTTCCAGGACGACATGCTCAAGACCGGCGCCAGCTACCCGGAGATGTTCAAGAAGGTCAAGAACGAGCTCGCCCGCAAGTACAAGGCGGTGCTCTAATGCGTATCTCCCGCGACAAGCTCAACAAGCTCGCCCACACCATCGCCGACACGCTCGCCGAGATCGACGAAGTCGACTTCCTCGAAGACCGCAACACCATCCGCCAGGAGGCCCGCAAGGCCCTCGAGAAGCTCCTCATGGAGGAGACCAAGCTCGACGCAGCCGCCCGCCAGAAGATCGCCTCCCAGCGCCGCATCATCCCCGAGGGCTCCCAGGAATGGGACATCCTCTACCGCAAGTACTACAACGACGAAGTCAAGAAGCTGGGATTGTAGCTTTTCTTGTTTGTCATTCCCGCAGGGTGAATAGCCTTTCGGAAAATACTGATAGGAAATGAGCTAATAGGGCTGATCTTGGCTGTGCAGGAACTGTGCAGACGGTTTGTGCAGAATTCGGTGTGAATGACAGCTTTCTCTTTGCGGAAGAGGGCCGGGAGAAACCCGCAGGGTGTCTCCCGCGCCGCCGAAAAGGCAGACGGAAGCACCTGCTCCCGTCTGTCTGATCTTCACGTGTCGTGGAAATTGTTACATGATCGCGGTCATGCTGCGATCCCGGCCAGTTCCTCGTTGGGTAACTCCTCCGCGACGGGCGGCTCCAGCGCGGCGAGGATGACACTGGCGGTCTGCTGGATGACCTCCAAGCTCTCTGCCAACAGGGAGGCATTGCCCTTATAGAGCTGGATGTAGTCGGCGGGCGCCGAACCATTCACCAGCCCTACAGCCTTGCCGACAACGAACGCGACGGCCTCGGCCTCGGTCTCGCGCATGGTCTTCGTCGTTGCCGTGCGCCGCTCGCTGCGGTGCAGCAGTTCATGTCCTGCCTCATGGACAAGCGTGCTGAAGGTTTCAGCCTTCGACTGTCCGGGTAGCAGCGTGATGCGTCCGCCGTAGCTTATGCCAAGTGCTGGCGCAATCTTTTCGCTGTAGCTCACCGCAATACCCTTGCTGGTGAGGAATGCGGTGAGGCGCTCGATGTTCTCGCCGGGGTCGCCGATGACGCTCTCCATCTCCGGCAAGTCGACACCATTAGTCTGGGAGATGTCGAAGACGTAGGCGTTGCGGAAGCCGAGCAGCATCCGCTCGTTCTGCTTGGTGATGTCCTTCTCGGCTTCAATGTCTTTCTTACGCCGAACGCCAACGATGGGAGCAAGGATGCGGATGCCCTTGGCTCCCGCGTTCACGCTGCGTCCAAGGTTCTTCCACGTCCAGAACCCGGCAATGCGCGACGCGGCGGGCATTTGTCTGGCGATCTCCAAGACGTTCCCGAAAGAATAATTGTGAAAGCGGCTCATGGCGGTGAGGTAGTGGGTGAGGGCTTCGGAGTGTCCGGCCTCCAACTGCTCAATCAGCAGCTTGATGTTGGCGGCAATAAGTTCCTGCTTAGTGGTGGGCTTCTTCGCTTCGATGGCGGCGATGGTGTTCATGGGTGCTTCCTCCTTGGGTTCTGGCTGTTGCACGTCCGCGTTGAAACGCGGCATGTACATGCCGAACGCCACCTGGCGAAGGCGGGGGTAGCAAACGGAAAGGTCTTCGAGCGGAGCTTTTTGGGGGTACCGCACGCAGCGTGGGGGAGCCAAAACCCGAAGGGCGAATGGCCTTGCAGAGCGCGGGGGGCAGCGCCCCATAGCGAGGCTTGGTTTCCGTATCGAGTGCGCGTCAGCGCACAGGAACTAGAGCGAGGGCGTTGCGGGAGTGCAACTTCCGCAGAGGTGGCAGCGGAGAACGCGCAAGCGGTTGCAGCGCGGAGGAACCGTCCTCCGCAGACCCTAGAAAGATATTTGCGGGACGACGCTAAAGTGTTTCGCTCAAAGCAACGAATCGGTGATGCGCTGAGACGGGTTAGCAGTTCTTAGAGTTCGAGTCCATATCCGTAACTATGTTCGTGCCTCGGCGCAATCTCGGGCTGCGGCGACTTGATCGCTTGTTCCAGCTTTATCGCTGGCATGTGGGCGCTCTCATGGGACACGTCATGCCCTAACGCCTCCGGCAGCTTCGTGCGATCGTTGGTGAAGAGCTGCGCGTCCTCTGCGCCACGCGAGACGGCGACGTATGCCATGCGGCTGTTGAGCAGGTCTTTCGCAGCAAGCTCGGTATCGACGTGAATCAAGACGCGCTCGGCGGTCTGCCCCTGGCTCGAATGACTCGTCACCGCATAGCCGTGATCGAGATGGGGATGCTCGCGCGCGTCGAGCTGCACGTCGCGGCCTCCGTCCATCTTTAGTCGCATCTTTCCGTTCGCGTTGATGGCTTCCACCGTTCCCAATTCGCGGTTGGCAACCTTCAAGTCATTCGCTGGCGCGGTGAACTGGATGCGATCACCCACAGCGAAATTGCGCGGCTCTTCCCGATACACAGAGACGCCCTGCTGCCGTCGAGGATCATAGGTCTGCTCGGAGCCATCGGCCCGCACCACGGTTAACAGGTTCTTGTCAGCATCCACGCTCTTGACCCGCGCGTATTCGCCGCGCTCCATGCCGGTCTCTTTCGACGCACGCGCGTAGCGCACGACGTCGTTGAACTCATAGCGCGCGGCCCATGTCCGCTCCGGCCCGGTGAGGTCCTGGCGCGGCACAAGCGCCCCGATGCGATGTTCTTCTTTGCTGACTAAACTGCGCTCCTGCATCTCGGCACGAATCGCCAAGTTGATCTCCACGCGGTAACGATTGTCGGGCGAGACGACCAGAGTGCCCTCCGGCAACTTCGCATACTCCTTCGCAATCGCGGCGATACGTTCTTCGCGGCCCGCAATCTCATGGACGCGACCCTGCCGCTCCAAACCTTGCACGGCCTCGCGCACCTCGCCACGCGCAAGTTGCTCGACCACCTGTTTTAACTCCGGGTCCTTCTGGCGGACGATCTCTTCGAGCTTGACGGTCTTCATGCCCGCATCCTGGAGCTGCGCGAAGGGACGCCCGGCCTCGACCGCCTCATGCTGCCGACGATCACCGACCAGCAACACGCGATCATTCGGATGCAGGCGATTCACAAACTCGTGCATCTGCTTGGTGGAAGCAAGCGAAGATTCATCGAGCACATACAGGCGGCGCTCTCCGGTGTCCGGCTGCTGTCCGCGCACAAGATGCTTTTGCAGCGTGGATGTCTCCATACCTGCGTCGGCCAGCTTTTGCGCCGCTCGGGACGTGGGCGCGAAGCCTTCCACTTTGTACCCTTGGGCTTCCGCGCCTTCACGGATGACGGCCAGCGTCGTGGTTTTGCCTGCCCCGGCTACACCATCCAATCCCACCATCCTTTCACGTGAAATAAATATCTGGTCAACGGCCTGGCGCTGCGAGGCATTCAGCTCCGGGTGGCGGTTCTCCGTCCCAACCCGAATACGCCCATCCACTAGCATCGGGTCACTAATCCCGCGCTGATTGCGTTCCTGCATCCGAGCGATGATCTCGCGTTCCATGCGAAGCATGGCAGCGGTGGTGTACTGCTGTCCCGCTCCGGCATGATCGACGGTGCGGAACTCGCCCCGAGCGGCCCGCTGCGAAAACTCCTGATGGATATGTGCATACGTTGTTTCGCCCATGCCACGGCTGAGCGCCGCTTCCAGAAGTTCGCGCCGGTCCAGCACGGCGGAACGCTCGAAGAGATGATCGCGGGCATAGGTGACTGCCTGCTGCGCGATTCGGTCCGGCTCGTAGACGTGGCGTTGTTCATGCGCCCGCGCCCCGGCCACAACTTTGTCAGCCTGATGTCCATACTGCGCCGCCAACTCGCGGTGCCGCTCTAATACCTCTCCGGGCGATAGCAGCTCCTTGCTGTCCCGTGTTCTGTGGGCGGCAACCTGCGCGGCTCCGGCTCCGTCAAGTCCCATCTCGCGCAGATGGTCTTTGATCTGCTCCCGGCGTGGGCTGCTGGCCTCCAGATATTCCTTCGTATAGCCCTTGATCTCCGGCTGCCCATGCTTGCCGCGCTCCAGCTCATAGCCCAACCCTTGCAATCGCAACGACAGCTCGGAACGGTACACGCTGGTGGCATAGCGTTGCGACGCGAATAGCTCCTGCGGCTGCAAGGCGAGGGTTTGTCCGTTGTCGCGCTCGGTGACGTTGAAGATCACCGAATGGGTGTGGAGCTGCGGCGCGGCGTAACCGTCCACAGGCCGCGCGGTGTCGTGCTCAAAGGTAGCCGCAACGAATTTGCCTGTCGTCTCCGGCGCGTGGACGTTGCCGATCCGCGCCTGCGTGTACTTCTCCAACTCGGCCAGAGCTGCCCGTACACTCTCCCGATGCGCCTCTCGCACACGCTCATCGCCGCCCACCAGGGCCGTGAGAGAAACCGACTTCGGCGCGGAGAACGTAGCATCCCAACCGGCGCGATGTTCCACGCTCGTCACTTCCTTGCCGAACTTGCCTTCATAGGTTTTGGAAACCTGATGACGAACGAGCTGCACTTCCGTGTGCGGATGCTGGCCCTCGGTAAGCCTGGCGAAGTGCTCATCGCCAACCGCACCCGATAAACTCCACTGCTCGGCCAGCTTGCCTTGCCACTCGCTATGCCCCTGCTGGTCGCGGCTCCAATAGTTCTGCCGCTCCGAGGCAAACTCCCGCTCATGGTACGTTCGCACCTGGCTTGCCGACAGCGGTTTGGAGATGGTCAGCATCTGTGCGCTGCTCCTGTCGTCGCCTCACTCAATCCCTTTGGACTCATCCCACGCAAACCCGTTGCTCTTTGCAGCCGGTGTTTGAGTAGGCGGCAGTGCCGTCTGTGCCGCAGCGACTGACGTGGCCTGCTGCGTCGTTGCCGGTTTCGCTAAGGCACGAACCTCAATCAAAGGCTTCTGGGCAGAGGCTCGTAGTGCGCGTTGCGCCCGGACACTCTTCCTGAAGCCAGCGCCCGAGCTGAGCAATTTTTGCCCCAGCTCTCGCCATAGCGGAACCGGCCTTCCCCACAGATACCGCTCCAATCGAGCGCTCCGCCACGACAGGATCAGCAACCAGAGAAGCAGTGCAGCGACGAGCAGCAAAGCTGGTTGTACAAAGTAGTGCCACACAGGCTCTCCATAGAAAAATTCCTCCCGAAGCAGCGCCGCCAGCTTCGCTGAGTTCACCTCCGTCGGCAAACCTCGTTCGATGCCCGTCCAGCCGTCTATCTCTGCCTTCCGGTTCATCCAGAAGGGCAGGATGTCCCCTTTCCAGAGCAGCTCCCGAGCCGGAATCGGAAGCAG carries:
- the recJ gene encoding single-stranded-DNA-specific exonuclease RecJ; translation: MNDLSGEDPWVVVGRGSGDASLLVRELGVPEGIARILVGRGFGTVEAARAFLEPSMGQLHDPLLMLGMREAVVRLRAALVGGEPVLIYGDYDVDGTVATVLLKTALERAAVQLGTTADVRYHIPHRVREGYGMQDQRIADAATEGVRLVVSVDTGIRAFAAAEEAKRVGLDLIVTDHHLPDGMQGVPEAIAVVNPNQPGCGYPYKVLCGAGVAFKLAQALLEDVTPEAERAKLREKLLPSFLKLLAVATIADSVALTGENRAIAAIGLQELRKPAQAGLRALLELAQIDTTRPIAAGDVGFRLAPRINAAGRMDIASDVVELFLTRDGELARTLAEKLHRLNDERRAAEAEALRAIEAQIEAMQSEDGEVPGCLVLDDGEDRGHAWHRGVIGILASRVVDRTGKPALVITHEDGVAYGSGRSVAGFHLLDALTAAHAAKEGDRLLTRFGGHAHAVGFALPSESVGELRVRMAQYADDMGIEESDATAVEYDSEVRLGEITPAFWETLERLGPYGMENPEPLFVARGVRIEREPRSVQERHLRVMLEDAEDGAKLGGMAWARRVNWADRAQEEGWMQGAMVDVAFRLRENRHPDFGGIEMEIVALRGARGGDEVSR
- a CDS encoding DUF507 family protein, with amino-acid sequence MIFSKDYVAYLARQTQKHLVAAKMIKTDKPALVDERVTAALIDELALEDRINDEVRVILEAFQDDMLKTGASYPEMFKKVKNELARKYKAVL
- a CDS encoding DUF507 family protein, encoding MRISRDKLNKLAHTIADTLAEIDEVDFLEDRNTIRQEARKALEKLLMEETKLDAAARQKIASQRRIIPEGSQEWDILYRKYYNDEVKKLGL
- a CDS encoding ArdC-like ssDNA-binding domain-containing protein encodes the protein MNTIAAIEAKKPTTKQELIAANIKLLIEQLEAGHSEALTHYLTAMSRFHNYSFGNVLEIARQMPAASRIAGFWTWKNLGRSVNAGAKGIRILAPIVGVRRKKDIEAEKDITKQNERMLLGFRNAYVFDISQTNGVDLPEMESVIGDPGENIERLTAFLTSKGIAVSYSEKIAPALGISYGGRITLLPGQSKAETFSTLVHEAGHELLHRSERRTATTKTMRETEAEAVAFVVGKAVGLVNGSAPADYIQLYKGNASLLAESLEVIQQTASVILAALEPPVAEELPNEELAGIAA
- the mobF gene encoding MobF family relaxase; this encodes MLTISKPLSASQVRTYHEREFASERQNYWSRDQQGHSEWQGKLAEQWSLSGAVGDEHFARLTEGQHPHTEVQLVRHQVSKTYEGKFGKEVTSVEHRAGWDATFSAPKSVSLTALVGGDERVREAHRESVRAALAELEKYTQARIGNVHAPETTGKFVAATFEHDTARPVDGYAAPQLHTHSVIFNVTERDNGQTLALQPQELFASQRYATSVYRSELSLRLQGLGYELERGKHGQPEIKGYTKEYLEASSPRREQIKDHLREMGLDGAGAAQVAAHRTRDSKELLSPGEVLERHRELAAQYGHQADKVVAGARAHEQRHVYEPDRIAQQAVTYARDHLFERSAVLDRRELLEAALSRGMGETTYAHIHQEFSQRAARGEFRTVDHAGAGQQYTTAAMLRMEREIIARMQERNQRGISDPMLVDGRIRVGTENRHPELNASQRQAVDQIFISRERMVGLDGVAGAGKTTTLAVIREGAEAQGYKVEGFAPTSRAAQKLADAGMETSTLQKHLVRGQQPDTGERRLYVLDESSLASTKQMHEFVNRLHPNDRVLLVGDRRQHEAVEAGRPFAQLQDAGMKTVKLEEIVRQKDPELKQVVEQLARGEVREAVQGLERQGRVHEIAGREERIAAIAKEYAKLPEGTLVVSPDNRYRVEINLAIRAEMQERSLVSKEEHRIGALVPRQDLTGPERTWAARYEFNDVVRYARASKETGMERGEYARVKSVDADKNLLTVVRADGSEQTYDPRRQQGVSVYREEPRNFAVGDRIQFTAPANDLKVANRELGTVEAINANGKMRLKMDGGRDVQLDAREHPHLDHGYAVTSHSSQGQTAERVLIHVDTELAAKDLLNSRMAYVAVSRGAEDAQLFTNDRTKLPEALGHDVSHESAHMPAIKLEQAIKSPQPEIAPRHEHSYGYGLEL